From the Solanum stenotomum isolate F172 chromosome 4, ASM1918654v1, whole genome shotgun sequence genome, one window contains:
- the LOC125862634 gene encoding protein DETOXIFICATION 29-like isoform X1 — protein sequence MGSALVCLELWYFMSLILVAGYVEDAEIALDATSICINILGWTFMLSIGFNVGISVRVSNKLGAGHPRRVKFSVLVMSKYKIWYMTLLLYWH from the exons ATGGGAAGCGCATTGGTATG CTTAGAGCTTTGGTATTTTATGTCTTTGATTCTCGTCGCAGGATATGTTGAGGATGCAGAAATTGCCCTAGATGCTACTTCCATATG TATAAACATATTAGGATGGACATTCATGTTGAGTATAGGATTCAATGTTGGAATAAG TGTAAGGGTATCAAATAAACTAGGAGCAGGACATCCAAGAAGAGTAAAATTCTCAGTGTTG GTAATGTCAAAGTACAAAATATGGTATATGACTTTACTCCTGTATTGGCACTAG
- the LOC125862634 gene encoding protein DETOXIFICATION 29-like isoform X2, which translates to MGSALVCLELWYFMSLILVAGYVEDAEIALDATSICINILGWTFMLSIGFNVGISVRVSNKLGAGHPRRVMSKYKIWYMTLLLYWH; encoded by the exons ATGGGAAGCGCATTGGTATG CTTAGAGCTTTGGTATTTTATGTCTTTGATTCTCGTCGCAGGATATGTTGAGGATGCAGAAATTGCCCTAGATGCTACTTCCATATG TATAAACATATTAGGATGGACATTCATGTTGAGTATAGGATTCAATGTTGGAATAAG TGTAAGGGTATCAAATAAACTAGGAGCAGGACATCCAAGAAGA GTAATGTCAAAGTACAAAATATGGTATATGACTTTACTCCTGTATTGGCACTAG